A window of the Brumimicrobium sp. genome harbors these coding sequences:
- the murC gene encoding UDP-N-acetylmuramate--L-alanine ligase — MKYDNYTHIYFVGIGGIGMSALARYFNHFHYRVAGYDKTETELTKNLVREGIHIHYSDKGDSISQFIGPPENTLVILTPAVPSDLGELQFLRKHNYTIQKRAEVLGRITEAYKTLAVAGTHGKTTTSTMLAHVLHTSAYKCNAFLGGISSNFDSNLLIDPTSNWMVVEADEYDRSFLKLSPFSTIITSTEADHLDIYHEPQALVDTFNEYGHLVNKDGFVIKHFSLSICQDIPSYTYGIGENPDIDYRGSNIRIENNEFVMDVTTPTANYPHVIIGMPGVHNAENALAVIALCDTIGLTVDDIREALHQFRGVHRRFELHIKKEGLIYIDDYAHHPTAIQNLLKSIHLIYKGWPVYLIFQPHLYSRTQDFMHEFAEALSEAENVILMPIYPARELPIEGITSEELAKMVTSNVQVLNMQEVPEFIKTIQKGVILTVGAGDISLLIQPIKKILA; from the coding sequence ATGAAATATGACAATTATACACATATCTATTTTGTTGGCATAGGTGGCATTGGCATGTCTGCCCTTGCCAGATATTTCAATCACTTCCACTATCGGGTTGCCGGCTATGACAAAACCGAAACAGAACTTACTAAAAACCTGGTTCGAGAAGGTATTCATATACATTATTCAGACAAGGGAGATTCCATTTCTCAATTCATTGGGCCCCCTGAAAACACGCTAGTTATTTTAACTCCAGCAGTTCCCTCTGACCTTGGTGAATTGCAGTTTTTAAGAAAACACAATTATACTATTCAAAAACGAGCAGAAGTTTTAGGGCGAATAACTGAAGCATATAAAACATTGGCTGTTGCCGGTACACATGGAAAAACTACCACCTCAACGATGTTGGCACATGTACTTCACACTTCCGCTTATAAGTGTAACGCATTTCTTGGAGGGATAAGCTCTAACTTTGACTCTAATTTACTCATCGACCCAACTAGCAATTGGATGGTAGTAGAAGCCGACGAATACGATCGGAGTTTCTTAAAATTAAGTCCCTTCTCTACCATTATTACATCAACAGAAGCTGACCACTTAGACATTTACCATGAGCCACAAGCCCTTGTGGATACATTTAATGAATACGGTCATCTTGTAAATAAAGACGGCTTTGTTATCAAACATTTTTCCTTATCTATTTGTCAAGATATACCTTCATATACCTATGGTATAGGTGAGAATCCGGATATTGATTACAGAGGAAGTAATATTCGAATTGAAAACAATGAATTTGTAATGGATGTAACCACTCCAACAGCAAATTATCCACATGTTATCATAGGGATGCCTGGTGTCCACAATGCAGAAAATGCATTAGCAGTAATTGCGTTATGCGATACAATAGGCTTAACAGTTGATGATATCCGAGAAGCTCTTCATCAATTCAGAGGTGTACATCGTAGATTTGAATTACATATCAAGAAAGAAGGTTTGATATATATCGATGATTATGCACATCACCCAACTGCCATTCAGAATTTATTAAAATCTATTCATCTTATTTACAAAGGGTGGCCAGTTTATCTTATTTTTCAACCCCATTTATACAGTCGTACACAAGATTTTATGCATGAATTTGCAGAAGCCTTGAGTGAAGCTGAAAATGTAATTTTAATGCCCATTTATCCTGCACGTGAATTACCTATTGAAGGTATAACGAGTGAAGAATTAGCAAAAATGGTTACCTCAAATGTACAGGTATTAAACATGCAAGAAGTTCCAGAATTTATCAAAACAATTCAAAAAGGGGTGATTTTAACTGTAGGAGCTGGTGATATCAGTTTATTAATCCAACCTATTAAAAAAATATTAGCGTGA
- the murD gene encoding UDP-N-acetylmuramoyl-L-alanine--D-glutamate ligase: MNVTHQNIVVLGAGESGVGAAILAKAKGLSVFVSDASPIKDKFKAELNEHQIAWEEGGHTLERVLAADEIIKSPGIPNSSNLIKTILEAGITPICEIEFAARYTKAKLIAITGSNGKTTTTHLTYHILKKAGLNVEMAGNMGVSLARRLATNFNPDYFVIELSSFQLEDMYKFHANVAILLNITPDHLDRYNHSMDEYGKAKMRITQNQTKDDAFIYYADDEEIRKQLSQHIIEANKLPFSMQDETVEGGYYDAKTQTITIKNKLTMSIHDLALKGQHNVQNALAAGIAGKIFEIRKESLRESLADFTNVEHRLEFVAKVNGIEFINDSKATNINSTWYALECMTNPVVWIVGGVDKGNDYEELLPLVKEKVKAIICLGKENNKIIESFQNDIEVIVEAFSASEAVAYGYRLAKKGETVLLSPACASFDLFENFEDRGQQFKTAVRAL; the protein is encoded by the coding sequence GTGAATGTAACACATCAAAATATTGTCGTTTTAGGAGCCGGTGAAAGCGGAGTGGGAGCTGCTATTTTAGCAAAAGCCAAAGGACTTTCTGTATTCGTTAGTGATGCTAGTCCTATTAAAGATAAATTCAAAGCAGAATTAAACGAACATCAAATAGCTTGGGAAGAAGGTGGACACACTTTAGAGAGAGTATTAGCAGCTGATGAAATTATTAAAAGTCCTGGCATACCAAACAGCTCTAACCTGATTAAAACCATTTTAGAAGCTGGTATAACTCCCATCTGTGAGATAGAATTTGCAGCTCGTTATACAAAAGCCAAGTTAATTGCTATAACAGGAAGCAATGGAAAAACTACAACCACTCACCTCACTTATCATATACTAAAAAAGGCAGGTCTCAATGTTGAAATGGCAGGTAACATGGGGGTAAGTTTGGCTAGAAGATTAGCTACTAATTTCAATCCTGACTACTTCGTGATAGAACTAAGTTCTTTCCAATTGGAAGACATGTATAAATTTCATGCAAACGTAGCTATTCTCCTAAATATAACGCCAGATCATTTAGACAGATATAACCATAGTATGGATGAATATGGTAAGGCTAAAATGAGAATTACACAAAACCAAACAAAAGATGATGCCTTCATTTATTATGCAGATGATGAAGAAATCAGAAAACAATTGTCTCAACATATCATTGAGGCAAATAAACTTCCTTTTTCAATGCAAGATGAAACAGTAGAAGGAGGTTACTATGATGCAAAAACACAAACAATAACCATAAAAAATAAATTAACTATGAGTATTCATGATTTAGCTCTGAAAGGACAACACAACGTGCAGAATGCACTTGCAGCAGGAATCGCTGGAAAAATTTTTGAAATCCGTAAGGAAAGCCTACGCGAAAGCTTAGCTGATTTTACAAACGTAGAACATCGTTTGGAATTTGTAGCAAAAGTAAACGGTATTGAATTTATCAATGACTCAAAAGCTACCAATATCAATTCTACTTGGTATGCATTAGAATGCATGACAAATCCAGTTGTTTGGATAGTAGGTGGAGTAGATAAAGGAAACGACTATGAAGAACTTCTTCCTTTGGTAAAAGAAAAGGTAAAAGCCATTATTTGCTTAGGAAAAGAAAATAATAAAATTATAGAATCTTTTCAAAATGATATTGAAGTTATTGTAGAGGCATTTTCCGCATCTGAAGCCGTAGCATACGGATATCGCTTAGCTAAGAAAGGAGAGACAGTCCTTCTTTCTCCCGCTTGTGCAAGCTTTGATTTATTTGAAAATTTTGAAGACCGTGGCCAACAGTTTAAAACAGCTGTTCGTGCATTATAA
- the mraY gene encoding phospho-N-acetylmuramoyl-pentapeptide-transferase, which translates to MLYYLFNYFDQLDIPGAGVFQYISFRSAMALITSLIISILFGNKLINLLRKLQMGEQIRELGLEGQKEKEGTPTMGGLIILGSILIPTLLFAKLDNIYVITMLIATIWLGFIGFLDDYLKRIKKNKDGLQGKFKIIGQIGVGIIVGSILFFHPDVKVHKKVEANYVLLEGEHFVTTNDSEDIIHTTKWVESKDMLTTIPFIKNNEVDYNWLLGEYGKKWGWLLFIPIVIFIVTAVSNGANLTDGLDGLATGTSAIIGIALAILAYISSHITFASYLNVMYIPYSEELVVYIAAFVGACVGFLWYNAYPAKVFMGDTGSLAIGGIIAVFAIAIRKELLIPVLCGIFLMENLSVIIQVAYFKYTKKRFGEGRRIFLMSPLHHHYQKKGLHEAKIVARFWIIGILLAVITIVTLKLR; encoded by the coding sequence ATGCTGTACTATTTATTTAATTACTTCGACCAATTGGATATTCCTGGAGCGGGAGTGTTTCAATACATTTCATTTCGTTCAGCTATGGCGCTGATAACTTCACTCATTATTTCTATCCTTTTCGGAAATAAACTAATTAACTTATTGCGTAAATTACAGATGGGTGAACAAATTCGTGAACTCGGACTAGAGGGTCAAAAAGAAAAAGAAGGAACCCCAACAATGGGTGGACTCATTATCTTAGGTTCCATACTTATCCCTACTCTCTTATTTGCTAAACTAGATAACATCTATGTCATTACCATGCTGATTGCAACAATCTGGCTTGGTTTTATAGGTTTTTTAGATGACTACTTAAAACGTATTAAGAAAAACAAAGATGGTTTACAAGGGAAATTCAAAATCATCGGTCAGATTGGTGTTGGGATCATAGTAGGTTCTATACTATTTTTTCATCCCGACGTAAAGGTACACAAGAAAGTTGAGGCTAATTATGTGCTACTAGAAGGAGAACATTTTGTAACTACTAACGATAGTGAGGATATTATCCACACAACCAAATGGGTAGAATCAAAAGATATGCTAACCACCATTCCATTTATTAAGAACAATGAAGTTGACTATAATTGGCTATTGGGCGAATACGGGAAGAAATGGGGATGGTTACTTTTTATTCCCATAGTAATTTTCATAGTTACAGCGGTTTCAAATGGTGCAAATTTAACCGATGGGCTGGACGGTTTGGCTACCGGTACTTCAGCCATAATAGGTATTGCTTTAGCTATTCTAGCATACATAAGCTCTCATATCACATTTGCTAGTTACCTCAATGTAATGTATATCCCTTATAGTGAAGAATTGGTAGTTTATATTGCAGCTTTTGTAGGAGCATGTGTCGGATTTCTATGGTATAATGCCTATCCTGCAAAAGTATTCATGGGTGATACTGGTTCTTTGGCAATTGGCGGAATTATAGCTGTATTTGCAATTGCTATAAGGAAGGAATTATTAATTCCAGTACTGTGCGGCATCTTCTTAATGGAGAATTTATCTGTAATCATTCAAGTAGCCTATTTTAAATATACGAAAAAAAGATTTGGTGAAGGAAGACGCATCTTCTTGATGTCACCTCTACATCATCACTATCAGAAAAAAGGCTTACACGAAGCAAAAATCGTTGCCAGATTCTGGATTATAGGGATTCTCCTAGCCGTAATAACCATCGTAACATTAAAGTTAAGATAA
- a CDS encoding GatB/YqeY domain-containing protein — MASLTDKINQEIKEAMLAKEKEKLTALRDIKAKILLEATAGHGEVDEAAENKIVARLYKQRMESYELYKQQGRDDLASTELFEAKIIEVFLPQMMSEDEIRVIVKKTISEVGASGPQDMGKVMGKITKELAGKADGKLISDIVKQELNK, encoded by the coding sequence ATGGCAAGTTTAACAGACAAAATAAATCAAGAGATAAAAGAAGCTATGTTAGCAAAAGAAAAAGAAAAGCTAACGGCATTGCGCGACATCAAAGCTAAAATATTACTAGAGGCTACTGCTGGTCACGGAGAAGTTGATGAAGCTGCTGAAAATAAGATTGTAGCTCGATTATATAAACAAAGAATGGAATCTTATGAGTTATATAAACAACAAGGTCGTGATGATTTAGCAAGCACAGAACTTTTTGAAGCCAAGATTATTGAAGTCTTCTTGCCACAAATGATGAGCGAGGATGAAATCAGGGTGATTGTCAAAAAAACCATATCAGAAGTAGGAGCATCAGGCCCACAAGATATGGGAAAAGTAATGGGAAAAATTACGAAAGAATTGGCAGGAAAAGCAGACGGGAAACTCATCTCTGACATAGTTAAACAAGAACTTAATAAATAG
- the murG gene encoding undecaprenyldiphospho-muramoylpentapeptide beta-N-acetylglucosaminyltransferase, whose amino-acid sequence MNINRAIISGGGTGGHIFPAISIANRIKLENPNAEILFIGAKGKMEMTKVPEAGYKIEGLWISGFQRRLTYKNFLLPFKLIYSLFKAKQIIKEFKPDVVVGVGGYASAPTLRTACKLGIPTIVQEQNSFPGKTNKILSKTVTKICVAYENLERFFPKEKIVLTGNPVRKQVVQIEGLKQKGLDFFQLNPNHKTVLIVGGSLGARTLNESVVNQLETLQEKDIQLIWQCGSGQFEEMKKLTAGKNMKGIVLTQFIKEMEMAYAAADIIVSRAGAIAISELCIIGKPIILVPSPNVAEDHQTKNAMALVNDNAAILVKDTTSRAELVPTLLDLVSNEEQQQTLSANIKKKAIDNADERIVEVIKDIVK is encoded by the coding sequence ATGAATATTAACAGAGCTATCATATCAGGAGGAGGAACAGGGGGGCATATTTTCCCAGCTATCTCCATTGCCAATAGAATAAAGCTAGAGAATCCTAACGCTGAGATCTTATTTATTGGTGCAAAAGGAAAAATGGAAATGACAAAAGTTCCAGAAGCCGGGTATAAAATTGAAGGTCTTTGGATTAGTGGATTTCAAAGGCGCCTCACTTACAAAAATTTTCTACTTCCTTTTAAATTGATATACTCTCTATTCAAAGCAAAGCAAATCATAAAAGAATTTAAACCCGATGTAGTTGTTGGCGTTGGTGGATATGCTAGCGCACCTACATTACGTACCGCTTGTAAATTAGGTATTCCAACCATTGTACAAGAACAAAATTCTTTTCCTGGAAAAACCAACAAGATTCTTTCCAAAACAGTTACTAAGATTTGTGTAGCCTATGAAAACCTAGAGCGTTTTTTCCCAAAAGAAAAGATTGTACTTACAGGAAATCCTGTCCGAAAACAAGTAGTGCAGATTGAAGGATTGAAGCAAAAAGGTTTAGATTTTTTCCAATTAAATCCCAACCATAAAACCGTGCTAATAGTTGGAGGAAGTTTGGGGGCTAGAACGTTAAATGAGAGTGTAGTAAATCAATTAGAGACTTTACAAGAAAAAGATATTCAACTCATTTGGCAATGTGGTAGTGGTCAGTTTGAAGAGATGAAAAAATTAACTGCTGGAAAAAACATGAAAGGAATCGTTCTAACACAATTCATCAAAGAAATGGAGATGGCCTATGCAGCTGCCGACATTATAGTATCTCGTGCTGGTGCAATTGCCATATCTGAATTATGTATTATTGGAAAACCAATCATTTTAGTGCCTTCACCAAATGTAGCAGAAGACCATCAAACAAAGAATGCGATGGCTTTAGTAAACGACAATGCAGCAATCCTTGTTAAAGATACAACATCTCGTGCAGAATTGGTTCCAACTCTACTCGACTTGGTTTCTAACGAAGAACAACAACAAACCTTGTCAGCGAACATTAAGAAAAAAGCCATTGACAACGCAGATGAACGCATCGTAGAAGTGATAAAAGATATTGTAAAATGA
- the ftsZ gene encoding cell division protein FtsZ: MEFDIPKDYSSIIKVIGVGGGGSNAVNHMYKSGFKGVDFIVCNTDKQALDASPVPLKVQLGISLTEGRGAGSIPEIGMNAAIENIEEIRQILSNDTKMVFVTAGLGGGTGTGAAPVIAKTAREMGILTVGIVTVPFGFEGKKRRQQAELGLEKIRDAVDTLVVINNERLREISGNLTIGNAFAQADNILSTAAKGISDVISVTGAINVDFNDVNTVMKNSGVAVMGSAIAEGENRAIRAVQAALASPLLNDNDIEGAEYVLLNITYGSQEVLMDEISDITDYIQDEAGSTADVIWGHGYDESLGESLCVTIIATGFKHSPVTGFERAPEKTMQVLEDTPKKEIVAPLTDPVKKNEYVAPMLEEEPYLKSNEEVEAKTENESTQGSFNWEIKPINSTYESPLDSIEEVEDSQKGFASFEANSSDIFEANSLENFEVSSESVESNESFESNELFSFEIKSEVETEEKEEVKRYFLDEDQNIELTDENTSKPHKLSQEEMQKRANERMDRIRNYTSHLSSAEGLNELEQEPAYKRRNIEIEDKTYSSENNISRFEITDNENQKGLRDTNSFLHDNVD; the protein is encoded by the coding sequence ATGGAATTCGATATCCCAAAAGATTACTCATCAATCATCAAAGTTATTGGTGTAGGTGGTGGAGGTAGTAATGCTGTTAACCACATGTATAAATCAGGATTCAAAGGTGTTGACTTTATAGTTTGCAACACAGACAAACAAGCCTTAGATGCATCTCCTGTTCCATTGAAAGTTCAATTAGGGATCTCTCTAACTGAAGGCCGTGGAGCTGGTTCTATCCCTGAAATCGGAATGAATGCAGCAATTGAAAACATTGAAGAGATTCGACAAATCTTATCTAATGACACAAAGATGGTATTTGTCACTGCCGGTTTAGGAGGTGGTACAGGTACTGGTGCAGCGCCAGTTATTGCAAAAACTGCACGAGAGATGGGTATCTTAACTGTCGGAATTGTAACAGTCCCTTTTGGATTTGAAGGTAAGAAACGTCGCCAACAAGCTGAATTAGGACTAGAAAAAATTAGAGATGCAGTAGATACCTTAGTAGTTATTAACAACGAAAGATTACGTGAGATTTCTGGTAACTTAACCATAGGTAATGCCTTTGCACAAGCAGATAACATTTTATCGACTGCTGCAAAAGGAATATCTGACGTGATTTCCGTAACAGGAGCTATCAACGTAGATTTTAATGACGTCAATACGGTAATGAAAAATAGTGGAGTAGCTGTTATGGGTTCTGCAATAGCAGAGGGTGAAAACAGAGCTATCCGTGCGGTACAAGCTGCTTTAGCTTCTCCACTCTTAAATGATAATGATATAGAAGGTGCCGAATATGTACTCCTTAACATCACTTATGGAAGTCAAGAAGTATTAATGGATGAAATATCTGATATCACTGATTATATTCAAGATGAAGCAGGATCAACAGCAGATGTTATCTGGGGGCATGGATATGATGAATCTTTAGGTGAAAGCTTATGTGTTACGATCATTGCTACTGGTTTTAAACACTCTCCTGTAACAGGATTTGAAAGAGCTCCAGAAAAGACAATGCAAGTTTTGGAAGATACTCCTAAAAAAGAAATTGTCGCTCCTCTAACGGATCCTGTAAAAAAGAATGAATATGTTGCCCCTATGTTGGAAGAAGAGCCTTATCTTAAATCCAATGAAGAGGTAGAAGCTAAAACTGAAAATGAATCAACGCAAGGAAGCTTTAACTGGGAAATAAAACCTATTAATTCAACATACGAATCTCCTCTAGATTCAATTGAAGAAGTAGAAGATTCACAAAAAGGATTTGCAAGCTTTGAAGCCAACTCATCTGATATTTTTGAGGCAAATTCTTTGGAAAATTTTGAAGTCTCTTCAGAGTCTGTAGAATCCAATGAATCATTTGAATCCAATGAATTATTTTCGTTTGAAATCAAATCAGAAGTAGAAACAGAAGAGAAAGAAGAAGTGAAACGTTATTTCTTAGATGAAGACCAAAATATTGAATTAACAGACGAAAACACTTCAAAACCTCATAAATTATCTCAAGAAGAAATGCAAAAACGTGCGAATGAAAGAATGGATAGAATTCGCAATTACACCTCCCATTTAAGCAGTGCTGAAGGATTGAATGAATTAGAACAAGAACCTGCTTATAAAAGAAGGAATATTGAAATTGAAGATAAAACTTATTCTTCAGAAAATAATATCTCTCGATTTGAGATCACTGATAATGAAAATCAGAAAGGTTTAAGAGATACCAATTCTTTCTTGCACGATAACGTAGATTAG
- the ftsA gene encoding cell division protein FtsA gives MSEIVVGLDIGTTKIACFVGRRNEHGKIEILSLGNTESNGVTRGVVSNIEKTVASIKEAVRQTEDNIEGELTIGVVNVGIAGQHIKSLQHRGIYTRTSTTEEISQVDIDALIEDMYKLVMEPGEEIIHVLPQEYIVDGEQGIIDPIGMSGVRLEANFHIITGRISAAKNIQKCVNKSDIEIEEMILEPIASAAAVLSEEEKEAGVVLVDIGGGTTDIAIFHEGIIRHTAVIPFGGNIITEDIKEGCTILHRQAEALKRKFGSAIASESQANEVVCIPGLRGREPKEITIRSLSGIIQARMEEIVEHVYYEIKNSGYEKKLIGGIVITGGGAELKNITQLFDYVTGMGSRVGYPNEHLGPSPLNEKLTSPIYATGIGLVLKGFETKERKNKSLTTVKTHSKKVKGSFFDKLLEKGKSWFEEDIEQ, from the coding sequence ATGTCAGAAATAGTTGTAGGACTTGATATAGGAACAACCAAAATTGCATGTTTCGTTGGAAGAAGAAATGAGCATGGAAAGATAGAGATTCTATCTTTAGGAAACACCGAATCAAATGGTGTAACTCGAGGAGTTGTATCTAACATTGAAAAAACAGTAGCTTCGATAAAAGAAGCAGTACGCCAAACCGAAGATAATATTGAAGGTGAATTGACAATTGGAGTAGTAAATGTTGGCATTGCAGGTCAACATATTAAAAGCCTACAACATCGCGGTATTTACACCCGTACTTCAACTACAGAGGAAATTTCTCAAGTAGATATTGATGCATTAATTGAGGACATGTATAAGTTGGTAATGGAACCTGGAGAAGAAATCATTCATGTATTACCTCAAGAATATATTGTGGATGGTGAGCAAGGCATCATTGATCCAATTGGAATGTCTGGCGTAAGGTTGGAAGCCAATTTTCATATCATTACGGGAAGAATCTCAGCTGCAAAGAATATTCAAAAATGTGTGAATAAATCAGATATTGAGATTGAAGAGATGATTCTGGAACCCATTGCAAGTGCTGCTGCAGTTTTATCAGAAGAAGAAAAAGAAGCAGGAGTTGTATTAGTAGATATAGGCGGTGGAACAACTGATATCGCTATTTTTCACGAAGGGATTATCCGTCATACTGCAGTAATTCCATTTGGTGGAAACATCATCACAGAAGACATTAAGGAAGGTTGTACCATTCTTCATAGACAAGCAGAAGCACTAAAGAGAAAATTTGGAAGTGCTATCGCCAGTGAATCTCAAGCAAATGAAGTTGTTTGTATCCCAGGATTAAGAGGTAGAGAACCAAAAGAAATAACTATCAGAAGTTTATCTGGAATTATCCAAGCTAGAATGGAAGAAATCGTAGAACATGTGTACTACGAAATCAAAAATTCAGGGTATGAAAAAAAATTAATTGGTGGAATTGTTATCACAGGAGGTGGTGCAGAATTAAAGAACATTACTCAATTATTTGATTATGTAACTGGAATGGGATCTCGTGTTGGGTATCCAAACGAACATTTAGGTCCTTCTCCTTTAAACGAAAAATTAACTAGTCCAATTTACGCCACAGGGATTGGTTTAGTTTTAAAAGGATTTGAAACTAAAGAACGTAAAAATAAATCTTTAACCACCGTTAAAACTCATTCTAAGAAAGTGAAAGGCTCTTTCTTTGATAAACTATTAGAAAAAGGAAAGAGTTGGTTTGAAGAAGATATAGAACAATAA
- a CDS encoding FtsW/RodA/SpoVE family cell cycle protein, producing MKDLFKYVKGDKVLWIIALLLMGVSIVTVYSFVPILIKTQGGSSLGYLFKHLTYIIIGLIMMYWLHTKDPIYLEKLSKFIFYISIGLLIFTFFFGVKVNDATRWVRIPIIGLTFQSSDFAKLALVIYISRRLVSKQDQFDSWKDGFWPLIWPVILVSMLIAKDNFSTAGLLVGVIMCLFFIAKVPLSKISTFTLSAIGLFGIFVLIHFALPEYDILPRLDTWINRVFRAYGDDTISQIDNMQAINAKLAIHNGGYFGVGIGDGDLKYYTPEAYADFYYSSFVEELGLKFAVPLILLYLILFYRILRIGLNAERLFETYICIGIGLIFMAQALTNMFVCTGIIPVTGQNMPFLGMGGSAMVMSCVSLGIVLSVGYKNSLKENKVMASENQD from the coding sequence GTGAAAGACCTGTTTAAATATGTCAAAGGCGATAAAGTGCTATGGATTATTGCTCTCCTTCTCATGGGCGTATCCATTGTAACCGTCTATAGCTTTGTACCTATATTGATAAAAACACAAGGGGGTTCATCTTTGGGCTATTTATTTAAACATCTCACTTATATCATTATTGGATTAATCATGATGTATTGGCTTCACACCAAAGATCCAATTTATCTAGAGAAATTATCAAAATTTATTTTTTACATATCTATTGGGCTACTTATTTTTACCTTCTTCTTTGGAGTAAAAGTCAATGATGCCACCCGATGGGTCAGAATCCCAATCATCGGACTTACCTTTCAGAGTTCCGATTTTGCCAAACTTGCGCTAGTAATCTATATCTCTCGCAGGCTAGTAAGTAAACAAGATCAGTTTGATTCTTGGAAAGATGGATTTTGGCCTTTGATATGGCCGGTTATTCTTGTAAGCATGCTAATTGCTAAGGATAATTTCTCAACAGCAGGATTATTGGTTGGAGTAATCATGTGTTTATTCTTTATTGCCAAAGTGCCTCTCAGTAAGATATCTACTTTTACTTTGAGCGCCATCGGTTTATTTGGCATTTTTGTACTTATTCATTTTGCTCTACCTGAATATGATATCCTTCCTCGTTTGGATACTTGGATTAATCGTGTTTTTAGAGCATACGGGGACGATACCATTAGCCAAATCGATAACATGCAAGCCATCAATGCAAAGTTAGCTATTCACAACGGTGGGTATTTTGGCGTTGGTATAGGCGATGGAGACCTAAAATATTATACCCCAGAGGCCTATGCAGACTTTTACTATTCTTCTTTTGTGGAAGAATTAGGACTCAAATTTGCAGTACCTCTCATCCTACTCTATCTTATTTTATTCTATAGAATTTTACGCATCGGTTTAAATGCTGAGAGATTATTTGAAACCTATATATGTATTGGGATAGGACTTATCTTCATGGCTCAGGCACTAACAAACATGTTTGTTTGTACAGGTATTATCCCAGTGACAGGTCAAAATATGCCCTTTTTAGGAATGGGTGGGTCTGCCATGGTTATGAGCTGTGTCTCCCTAGGAATTGTTTTAAGTGTTGGGTATAAAAATTCACTTAAAGAAAATAAAGTAATGGCAAGTGAAAATCAAGATTAA